The Coffea arabica cultivar ET-39 chromosome 4e, Coffea Arabica ET-39 HiFi, whole genome shotgun sequence genome includes a window with the following:
- the LOC113741308 gene encoding DEAD-box ATP-dependent RNA helicase 50-like isoform X1 has translation MLAYTSMAAASLSSSLPINFQIDRKLSFNLQLINHRQRAMKVKMVVRAGRYTRLSLDTPGAYQLIDNETGEKFIVWGGEENDPPNSPIPSQQVLSWEPFSSNSKRRGNSDGADDSVGSPAGSGGLARSFGRLKAQRVKALVRRSHRKIQETNDLDHLEQNAHNTRLQLAESKDILQNILTNDHKEHHEISFRRETGQLPKDQCTPTEDQLSDFSSAESDVSVSRASSTTLRGWGSRESRDIYRQANNSAKRRNMNDKHNFFSKKSFKDLGCRDYVIECLRGLHFLQPSHIQAMAFEPVIGGKSCIIADQSGSGKTLAYLLPIVQRLREEELQGISKSMSNSPRVVVLVPTAELASQVLSISRSLSKLGIPFRSMVATGGFRQKTQLENLKQELDVLIATPGRFMFLMKEGFLQLKNLKCAVLDEVDILFNDEDFELALQCLMNTSPITTQYLFVTATLPVEIYNQLVEAFPDCDVIMGPGMHRTSRGLEEILVDCSGEDRAEKSPETAFLNKKNALLHLLEENPVNKTIIFCNKIETCRKVENVLKRFDRKGSMIRVLPFHAALDHETRLANMEEFRGSQMKDSASFLVCTDRASRGIDFAGVDHVVLFDFPRDPSEYVRRVGRTARGAGGKGKAFIFVVGKQVSLARRIIERNRKGHPLHDVPSAYELMT, from the exons ATGCTTGCTTATACATCAATGGCTGCAGCATCACTATCATCATCACTGCCAATAAACTTCCAAATTGACAGAAAACTATCCTTTAATCTTCAGCTTATTAATCATCGGCAGAGGGCCATGAAAGTTAAGATGGTGGTACGAGCTGGTCGATACACAAGATTGTCTTTGGATACACCAGGGGCTTATCAGCTTATAGATAATGAGACTGGGGAGAAATTTATCGTCTGGGGTGGTGAGGAGAATGACCCTCCAAATTCCCCCATTCCTTCCCAGCAAGTTCTTTCCTGGGAACCCTTTTCATCAAACAGCAAAAGGAGGGGGAATTCAGATGGTGCTGATGATTCAGTTGGCAGCCCAG CAGGTAGTGGAGGACTGGCTAGAAGTTTTGGGAGATTAAAAGCTCAGAGAGTAAAAGCTCTTGTTAGGAGAAGTCACAGAAAGATTCAAGAAACCAATGACCTTGATCACCTAGAACAGAATGCACATAACACACGTCTTCAATTAGCT GAAAGCAAAGACATACTGCAAAATATCTTGACTAATGATCATAAGGAACACCATGAGATATCATTTAGACGTGAAACTGGACAACTTCCAAAGGATCAATGTACACCAACAGAAGATCAGCTGTCTGATTTTTCATCTGCTGAATCAGACGTTTCTGTGTCAAGGGCTTCTTCTACCACTTTACGGGGATGGGGTAGTAGGGAGTCAAGGGACATTTATAGGCAGGCCAATAATTCTGCCAAAAGGAGGAATATGAATGATAAGCATAACTTTTTCAGTAAAAAGTCCTTTAAGGATCTAGGATGCAGAGATTATGTTATTGAATGTTTGCGTGGCCTGCATTTCCTACAGCCTTCTCATATTCAG GCCATGGCATTTGAACCAGTTATTGGGGGAAAGAGCTGCATTATAGCTGATCAAAGTGGATCAGGAAAAACTTTGGCATATCTTTTACCAATTGTTCAGCGTCTTAGAGAAGAAGAGCTTCAAGGCATTAGCAAGTCAATGTCTAATAGTCCTCGAGTTGTTGTACTGGTGCCCACAGCTGAGTTAGCTTCTCAG gttttaagtatttcccgaTCTTTATCAAAGTTGGGCATTCCATTCCGCTCTATGGTCGCGACAGGTGGATTTCGTCAAAAGACCCAATTGGAGAATCTAAAACAAGAACTAGATGTTTTGATAGCTACTCCTGGAAGATTTATGTTTCTGATGAAAGAAGGCTTCCTGCAGTTAAAAAATCTCAAATG TGCTGTATTGGATGAGGTAGATATACTCTTCAATGATGAAGATTTTGAGCTGGCATTACAATGTCTAATGAACACCTCACCTATCACAACACAATATCTGTTTGTGACAGCGACTTTACCTGTTGAAATCTACAACCAGCTTGTTGAAGCCTTTCCTGATTGTGATGTTATAATGGGGCCTGGTATGCACCGTACAAGCCGTGGCCTTGAAGAG ATACTCGTAGATTGCAGTGGAGAAGACCGAGCAGAGAAGTCTCCAGAGACAGCATTTCTGAACAAGAAAAATGCTCTTCTCCATTTGTTGGAGGAAAATCCAGTAAATAAGACGATTATTTTCTGTAACAAG aTTGAGACATGTAGAAAAGTTGAAAATGTGCTGAAACGATTTGACAGAAAAGGGTCTATGATTAGAGTATTGCCATTCCATGCTGCTTTGGATCATGAAACACGGCTTGCAAATATGGAGGAGTTCCGTGGCTCTCAGATGAAAGACAGTGCTTCATTCTTGGTGTGCACTGACAG AGCATCCAGGGGGATTGACTTTGCAGGCGTGGATCATGTAGTGCTCTTTGATTTTCCTCGTGATCCCAGTGAATATGTACGACGTGTTGGGAGGACTGCCAGAGGTGCAGGAGGGAAGGGAAAGGCTTTCATCTTTGTAGTTGGTAAACAAGTTTCTCTTGCACGGAGGATAATTGAAAGAAATAGAAAAGGTCATCCATTGCATGATGTGCCATCTGCATATGAGTTGATGACTTAA
- the LOC113741308 gene encoding DEAD-box ATP-dependent RNA helicase 50-like isoform X2 has protein sequence MLAYTSMAAASLSSSLPINFQIDRKLSFNLQLINHRQRAMKVKMVVRAGRYTRLSLDTPGAYQLIDNETGEKFIVWGGEENDPPNSPIPSQQVLSWEPFSSNSKRRGNSDGADDSVGSPGSGGLARSFGRLKAQRVKALVRRSHRKIQETNDLDHLEQNAHNTRLQLAESKDILQNILTNDHKEHHEISFRRETGQLPKDQCTPTEDQLSDFSSAESDVSVSRASSTTLRGWGSRESRDIYRQANNSAKRRNMNDKHNFFSKKSFKDLGCRDYVIECLRGLHFLQPSHIQAMAFEPVIGGKSCIIADQSGSGKTLAYLLPIVQRLREEELQGISKSMSNSPRVVVLVPTAELASQVLSISRSLSKLGIPFRSMVATGGFRQKTQLENLKQELDVLIATPGRFMFLMKEGFLQLKNLKCAVLDEVDILFNDEDFELALQCLMNTSPITTQYLFVTATLPVEIYNQLVEAFPDCDVIMGPGMHRTSRGLEEILVDCSGEDRAEKSPETAFLNKKNALLHLLEENPVNKTIIFCNKIETCRKVENVLKRFDRKGSMIRVLPFHAALDHETRLANMEEFRGSQMKDSASFLVCTDRASRGIDFAGVDHVVLFDFPRDPSEYVRRVGRTARGAGGKGKAFIFVVGKQVSLARRIIERNRKGHPLHDVPSAYELMT, from the exons ATGCTTGCTTATACATCAATGGCTGCAGCATCACTATCATCATCACTGCCAATAAACTTCCAAATTGACAGAAAACTATCCTTTAATCTTCAGCTTATTAATCATCGGCAGAGGGCCATGAAAGTTAAGATGGTGGTACGAGCTGGTCGATACACAAGATTGTCTTTGGATACACCAGGGGCTTATCAGCTTATAGATAATGAGACTGGGGAGAAATTTATCGTCTGGGGTGGTGAGGAGAATGACCCTCCAAATTCCCCCATTCCTTCCCAGCAAGTTCTTTCCTGGGAACCCTTTTCATCAAACAGCAAAAGGAGGGGGAATTCAGATGGTGCTGATGATTCAGTTGGCAGCCCAG GTAGTGGAGGACTGGCTAGAAGTTTTGGGAGATTAAAAGCTCAGAGAGTAAAAGCTCTTGTTAGGAGAAGTCACAGAAAGATTCAAGAAACCAATGACCTTGATCACCTAGAACAGAATGCACATAACACACGTCTTCAATTAGCT GAAAGCAAAGACATACTGCAAAATATCTTGACTAATGATCATAAGGAACACCATGAGATATCATTTAGACGTGAAACTGGACAACTTCCAAAGGATCAATGTACACCAACAGAAGATCAGCTGTCTGATTTTTCATCTGCTGAATCAGACGTTTCTGTGTCAAGGGCTTCTTCTACCACTTTACGGGGATGGGGTAGTAGGGAGTCAAGGGACATTTATAGGCAGGCCAATAATTCTGCCAAAAGGAGGAATATGAATGATAAGCATAACTTTTTCAGTAAAAAGTCCTTTAAGGATCTAGGATGCAGAGATTATGTTATTGAATGTTTGCGTGGCCTGCATTTCCTACAGCCTTCTCATATTCAG GCCATGGCATTTGAACCAGTTATTGGGGGAAAGAGCTGCATTATAGCTGATCAAAGTGGATCAGGAAAAACTTTGGCATATCTTTTACCAATTGTTCAGCGTCTTAGAGAAGAAGAGCTTCAAGGCATTAGCAAGTCAATGTCTAATAGTCCTCGAGTTGTTGTACTGGTGCCCACAGCTGAGTTAGCTTCTCAG gttttaagtatttcccgaTCTTTATCAAAGTTGGGCATTCCATTCCGCTCTATGGTCGCGACAGGTGGATTTCGTCAAAAGACCCAATTGGAGAATCTAAAACAAGAACTAGATGTTTTGATAGCTACTCCTGGAAGATTTATGTTTCTGATGAAAGAAGGCTTCCTGCAGTTAAAAAATCTCAAATG TGCTGTATTGGATGAGGTAGATATACTCTTCAATGATGAAGATTTTGAGCTGGCATTACAATGTCTAATGAACACCTCACCTATCACAACACAATATCTGTTTGTGACAGCGACTTTACCTGTTGAAATCTACAACCAGCTTGTTGAAGCCTTTCCTGATTGTGATGTTATAATGGGGCCTGGTATGCACCGTACAAGCCGTGGCCTTGAAGAG ATACTCGTAGATTGCAGTGGAGAAGACCGAGCAGAGAAGTCTCCAGAGACAGCATTTCTGAACAAGAAAAATGCTCTTCTCCATTTGTTGGAGGAAAATCCAGTAAATAAGACGATTATTTTCTGTAACAAG aTTGAGACATGTAGAAAAGTTGAAAATGTGCTGAAACGATTTGACAGAAAAGGGTCTATGATTAGAGTATTGCCATTCCATGCTGCTTTGGATCATGAAACACGGCTTGCAAATATGGAGGAGTTCCGTGGCTCTCAGATGAAAGACAGTGCTTCATTCTTGGTGTGCACTGACAG AGCATCCAGGGGGATTGACTTTGCAGGCGTGGATCATGTAGTGCTCTTTGATTTTCCTCGTGATCCCAGTGAATATGTACGACGTGTTGGGAGGACTGCCAGAGGTGCAGGAGGGAAGGGAAAGGCTTTCATCTTTGTAGTTGGTAAACAAGTTTCTCTTGCACGGAGGATAATTGAAAGAAATAGAAAAGGTCATCCATTGCATGATGTGCCATCTGCATATGAGTTGATGACTTAA